The nucleotide sequence GTTGGGAGCGGTAGCAAAGGTCCCTTGCTCTCCTAAGCAGCGATCTTGCCGACTTCCTGTTCAGGAACGGTCGGAGTGGGACTGGCGAAGCTACTCGCGTTGACCGGGCTCCGCCGTGAAAGGAGGTAGATCCCGATGCCGATCGCCAGGCCCGCGACACCAACGGCGATCGTGCCCACCGTGCCTGTCGAGGTCACGAGACCGGCCGCGGCGCCGACGATGGCAGCGGCGGGAAGTGTGAACAGCCAGGCTGTCACCATGCGGCCGGCTGTGCGCCAGCGAACCGGTGATTCGTTTCGGCCTACCCCGGAGCCGACGATGCCGCCGGAGCAGACGTGGGTCGTCGAAAGCGGAAAGCCGAAATTCGTCGAGGCGAGAATGACGGCCGCCGAGCTGGTCTGCGCGGCGAAGCCCTGCGGGCCATCGATATCCGTCAGGCCTTTGCCCAGTGTGAAGGTGATACGCCAGCCGCCCAGGTACGTGCCGAGCGCGAGCGCCAGCGCCGCGCTGACGATCACCCAGAGTGGCGGCCCCGCCCCGGCGGGGAGAGTTCCGGCGGTGATCATCGTCAGCGTGATGACGCCCATGGTCTTCTGCGCGTCGTTCGTGCCGTGGGCAAGCGAGACCAGTGAGGCCGAGATGATCTGGCCGACCCGGAAGCCGGCGGTGCGGCCGCGGCGGACGAAGATCCGGTAGACGAAATACGTCACGATCATCGCGACGAGACCGGCCAGGACCGGCGACAGCGCCGCCGGGACCAGCACCTTCTCGACGATCTTTCCGAAATGGACGGAGTCCGTTCCGGCCGATACCCACGTGGCACCGATCAGCCCGCCGAACAGCGCGTGGGACGAGCTGGACGGTAGTCCGACGAACCAGGTGATCAGGTTCCACACGATCGCCCCGACCAGGCCGCCGAACACGATCGCCGGCCCGATCTTGGAGTCGTCGACCAGTCCATTGGAGATGGTCTTGGCCACCTCGACCGACAGGAAGGCTCCGACCAGGTTCAGGACCGCGGAGATCGTCACTGCGACCTTCGGACGCAACGCACCGGTGGCGATCGACGTCGCCATCGAGTTGGCCGTGTCGTGGAACCCGTTCGTGAAATCGAAAATTAGGGCCGTGGCGACGACGAGCACGACCAACACTGAGGGCTCCACCCCGACCTCCGAACCCTTCGAAATTCCCTTCGCAAGGTACCTGACGGCATGACCCGAGTGTTAATAACCCATACGCATTTGAGACATAGGCCGTTAAGCCATCGGCAATGTACGTTGACGGTCCGCAGCCGGGGCGAGGTCACCGGACACCAGACGGACGAAGCGATGGGCGAACGGCCGCCAGGTTTCGGTGATGTCGGCATGCACCCGAGCGAGGTTTTCCGGGGTCAGTGCGTCCGGCCGGGTGAGTTCTGCCATTTCCGGTGACTGCCGCGCCCAGTCAAGGACCACATCCGGCGTCGTCTCGATGTGGAACTGGACACCGTAGGCACAACGGTCGAATCGGAAGGCCTGGTGGGCGTATCGCGGCGAGGAAGCGAGAAGCTCGGCGCCCGGGGGAAGCCGGGTGATCGCGTCGTTGTGGAACTGCAGGACATCCTGCATGAGTGGCAAGTCCGCGAAGAGCGGGTCGGTCCAAGCAGCGTCCTTCTTGGACACAAGGCCTGGGCCGACCTCAGGCCCTTGATCACCTGTCGCGACGCTGCCGCCCAACGCCACCGCCAGGAGCTGGCCGCCGAGGCAAATCGCGAGTGTCGGGATGCGCGCACCTGCGGCCTTCGAAAGAAGTTTCCGCACGTCCGCCAGCCACGGATGATCGCCGTCGTCGTTGGCACCCATCCCGCCGCCGAGGCATACGACGCCCGCGTACCCATCAAGATCGGCGGGGAGCTTCTGATCGGGCAGCAACCGGATGTCGAGCTCGGCTCCCGCCTCGGTGAGCCAGTCACCGAGAGGGCCGATCGGGTCTGAGGCGTCCGGCTGAATGACGAGCAACTTGGGAGCGGTCACTTCACCAGCCTACGACCGCCGGGAGAGCAGGGGACCTTTGCTACCGCTCGGGGCTCGGTAGCAAAGGTCCCCTGCCTCTCCGGTCAACAGGCGCAGCGGGGAGCGGGCCTCGAGGCGATAGCGGGTACCGAGGCGTCCCGGTCGACGGGATAGCCGGCGGCTTGCCAGGCGGTGATGCCACCGGAGAGGCGCTTGACCTTGAAGCCGAGCTCCGCGAGCTTCAACGCCCCCTTGGTCGCGGCGTTGCAGTGAATGCTCTCGCAGTAGCAGACGTAGACGAGTTCGCGGTCCAGGCCGCTGACCGACTCGGCGGTCATCTCCCGATAGGGGAGGTTGATCGCGCCCGAGATGCGAGCCGACGCGAAGGCTTCAGGGGCCCGGCTTTCGACGACCATGTACCCGTGCCGAGCGCCAGAGGCGAGGTCCCGGGCCAGGTCGTCCGGGTCGACTTCGAGGGCGAGCTCGGCGCGCAGGTGCGCGGCCGCGGTCGCGCTATCCAAGGTCGGAAACATGAGTACGCGGGGTTCGGTCGTCATGCCTTAATCCTGCTGGCCGGTGATCGTCAACAACATCGGATAGTCCAGGTCTTGCCAGCGGCTAGCCTGGAGTTTCCTGGTGGGCACGCCGATCAACCTGGAGTTCTGTGGACCTCGACGATCTCGACTGGCAGCTACTCGAACTGCTCCAGTCCGACGGCCGGCTGACCTTCTCGGAACTCGGTCGGCGGGTGTCGCTGTCCGCGCCCGCGGTGACCGAGCGGGTTCGCCGGCTCGAGGAGAGAGGGATCATCACCGGATACTCGGCCAACGTCGACGTGGCGAAGCTCGGGTTACCGATCGAGGCGATGGTGCGGGCGAAGGTACGCAGTTTGGACACGGCCCGCTTCCGCGAAACCATCCTTCCGCTCCCCCAGGTTCTCGACGCCGATCACGTCACGGGTGACGAATGCTGGCTGGTGCGAGTCGCCTGTCGGAGCACTGCGGAGTTGGAGGAGCTCGTAGAGCGGATGCAGCGCTATGGGGAGACGACGACTTCTCTCGTCTTCTCGTCGCCTGTTCGGCGGCGCGCGGTCGGCCAGCAGAGCTGCTGAGCGACCTGCGGGGAGCAAGGGACCTTTGCTACCGCTTGGCGAGCGCGGACATGTAGAAAGGGTCCAGGCCCCGGGAGAACTCGCGGTTCTCGACCGGGGCCTGGACCCTTTTTAATGTTAGTCCGGCGGTGTCCTACTCTCCCACAACCCTTCGGTTGCAGTACCATCGGCGCTGTCAGGCTTAGCTTCCGGGTTCGGAATGGGACCGGGCGTTTCCCTGACGCTATAACCACCGAAACACTATGAAACAACACTCCCCACCGAATACTGCCGGTGGTCGTGTGGTGTTTCAGAGCTGTAGAGTGGATGCGTAACATCTTCGTGGGCAAGTCCTCGGCCTATTAGTACCAGTCAACTCGACAACACATTACTGTGCTTCCATTTCTGGCCTATCAACCCAATGGTCTGTTGGGGGCCTTAACCCACAAAGGGGTGGGATACCTCATCTTGGAACAGGCTTCCCGCTTAGATGCCTTCAGCGGTTATCCCTTCCGAACGTGGCCAACCAGCCATGCCACTGGCGTGACAACTGGCATACCAGAGGTTCGTCCGTCCCGGTCCTCTCGTACTAGGGACAGCCTTCCTCAAGTATCCTACGCGCGCGGCGGATAGGGACCGAACTGTCTCACGACGTTCTAAACCCAGCTCGCGTGCCGCTTTAATGGGCGAACAGCCCAACCCTTGGGACCTACTCCGGCCCCAGGATGCGACGAGCCGACATCGAGGTGCCAAACCATGCCGTCGATATGGACTCTTGGGCAAGATCAGCCTGTTATCCCCGGGGTACCTTTTATCCGTTGAGCGACACCCCTTCCACCAGGTGGTGCCGGATCACTAGTCCCGACTTTCGTCCCTGCTCGACATGTCTGTCTCACAGTCAAGCTCCCTTGTGCACTTGCACTCAACACCTGATTGCCAACCAGGCTGAGGGAACCTTTGGGCGCCTCCGTTACTCTTTAGGAGGCAACCGCCCCAGTTAAACTACCCATCAGGCACTGTCCCTGAACCAGATCATGGTCCGAGGTTCAGATTCCCAATCCGACCAGAGTGGTATTTCAACAACGACTCCACCAACACTAGCGTGCCAGCTTCACAGTCTCCCACCTATCCTACACAAGCCGAACCGAAAACCAATACCAAACTATAGTAAAGGTCCCGGGGTCTTTCCGTCCTGCCGCGCGTAACGAGCATCTTTACTCGTAGTGCAATTTCGCCGGGCCTGTGGTTGAGACAGCCGGAAAGTCGTTACGCCATTCGTGCAGGTCGGAACTTACCCGACAAGGAATTTCGCTACCTTAGGATGGTTATAGTTACCACCGCCGTTTACTGGCGCTTAAATTCTCAGCTTCACCCCGAAAGGTTAACCGGTCCTCTTAACGTTCCAGCACCGGGCAGGCGTCAGTCCATATACATCGTCTTGCGACTTCGCATGGACCTGTGTTTTTAGTAAACAGTCGCTTTCCGCTGGTCTCTGCGGCCACCCACCCCTAGTCCGCAAGGGACTTCAGAGTGTTTGGCCCCCCTTCTCCCGAAGTTACGGGGGCATTTTGCCGAGTTCCTTAACCACAGTTCACCCGATCGCCTTAGTATTCTCTACCTGACCACCTGTGTTGGTTTGGGGTACGGGCCGTGCACGCACTCGCTAGAGGCTTTTCTCGGCAGCATAGGATCACTCTACTTCGCCTCAATCGGCTACGCATCACGTCTCAACCTTCATGAGCGGCGGATTTGCCTACCACTCGGTCTACACGCTTACACCAGTACTACCACTCACTGGCGGAGCTACCTTCCTGCGTCACCCCATCACTCGACTACTACGGAATCAGATCCCACGCTCCACAACCAATCTCCACCCCGAAGGGTCTCGACTGGCGCTTTGGGTGGTTAGTATCAACCGCCTCATCCTGGGCGCACGTGCTCGGGTACGGGAATATCAACCCGTTATCCATCGACTACGCCTGTCGGCCTCGCCTTAGGTCCCGACTTACCCTGGGCGGATTAGCCTGGCCCAGGAACCCTTGGTCATCCGGCGGCAGAGTTTCTCACTCTGCATTCGCTACTCATGCCTGCATTCTCACTCCCACACCCTCCACGACTGGCTTCCGCCGCCGCTTCCCTGGATGCAGGACGCTCCCCTACCCATCCGTGCGACTAGACATCTCTTCAAGAGAGACGCCGATCTATATGCACGAATGACACAGCTTCGGCGGTGTGCTTAAGCCCCGCTACATTGTCGGCGCAGGACCACTTGACCAGTGAGCTATTACGCACTCTTTCAAGGGTGGCTGCTTCTAAGCCAACCTCCTGGTTGTCTGGGCAATCCCACATCCTTTCCCACTGAGCACACACTTGGGGGCCTTAGCTGGTGTTCTGGGCTGTTTCCCTCTCGACGACGAAGCTTATCCCCCGCCGTCTCACTGCCACACTCTCACACCACGGTATTCGGAGTTTGGTTGATTTCGGTAACCCGGTAAGGCCCCTAGACCATCCAGTAGCTCTACCCCCGTGGAGAAACATGTGACGCTGCACCTAAATGCATTTCGGGGAGAACCAGCTATCACGGAGTTTGATTGGCCTTTCACCCCTACCCACAGCTCATCCCCTCAGTTTTCAACCTAAGTGGGTTCGGCCCTCCACGTCGTCTTACCGACGCTTCAGCCTGGCCATGGGTAGATCACTCCGCTTCGGGTCTAGACCACGCGACTCAGACGCCCTATTCAGACTCGCTTTCGCTACGGCTACCCCACACGGGTTAACCTCGCCACGCAGCACTAACTCGCAGGCTCATTCTTCAAAAGGCACGCCATCACCTCAACATCACAAGGATGTGCTCGGGCTCTGACGGCTTGTAGGCACACGGTTTCAGGTACTCTTTCACTCCCCTCCCGGGGTACTTTTCATCTTTCCCTCACGGTACTAGTCCGCTATCGGTCTTCAGGAAGTATTTAGGCTTACCGGGTGGTCCCGGCAGATTCACAGCAAATTCCACGAGCTCGCTGCTACTCGGGAACACCAAACAAACGATCCACAACGTGTTTTCGCGTACGGGACTCTCACCCACTCCGGTCGCCCATCCCAAGACGTTCCACTAACACGCGTAACCGCTCCGAGGACTGTCAGATCCTCGACGCTGGGTCCCACAACACCACACACACAACGCCTGACAGCTTGACATGTGCATGGTTTAGCCTCTTCCGCTTTCGCTCGCCACTACTCACGGAATCACGGTTGTTTTCTCTTCCTACGGGTACTGAGATGTTTCACTTCCCCGCGTTCCCTCCACACACCCTATATATTCAGATGCGGGTAACACCACATAACTGGTGCTGGGTTTCCCCATTCGGAAATCCTCGGATCACAGCTCGGTTGACAGCTCCCCGAGGCATATCGCAGCCTCCCACGTCCTTCATCGGCTCCTGAAGCCAAGACATCCACCATGTGCCCTTAACAACTTGACCACAAAGATGCTCGCATCCACTCTACAGTTCTCAAACACCACACCAGAAACAAACGTCCCGGGGCGTAAGCCCCTCGGCGTGTTGCCTCAGGACCCAACAGCGTGCTTGTGAACAATTCTTCCGACCTCCCAGGAGCACCCATTCCACGCACCGAAGTGCAGTACTAGAGCGTCCCGGCAAAAGCCGGCCGAACCCTAACCAGTATTTCCACAATTCCTTGAGCAACCAGTGCCAACACACGGTCGGTGCTGAAACCCTGGCCACTCCACCAACCGTTGGTCCGGGTATCCCGGCGGGGTGGATGTGTTGCTCCTTAGAAAGGAGGTGATCCAGCCGCACCTTCCGGTACGGCTACCTTGTTACGACTTCGTCCCAATCGCCAGTCCCACCTTCGACCACTCCCCCCCTTACGGGTTGGGCCATGGGCTTCGGGTGTTACCGACTTTCATGACGTGACGGGCGGTGTGTACAAGGCCCGGGAACGTATTCACCGCAGCGTTGCTGATCTGCGATTACTAGCGACTCCGACTTCACGCAGTCGAGTTGCAGACTGCGATCCGAACTGAGACCGGCTTTAAGGGATTCGCTCCACCTCGCGGTATCGCAGCCCTCTGTACCAGCCATTGTAGCATGTGTGAAGCCCTGGACATAAGGGGCATGATGACTTGACGTCATCCCCACCTTCCTCCGAGTTGACCCCGGCAGTCTCCCACGAGTCCCCGCCATAACGCGCTGGCAACGTAGGATAAGGGTTGCGCTCGTTGCGGGACTTAACCCAACATCTCACGACACGAGCTGACGACAGCCATGCACCACCTGTACACCAACCACAAGGGAAGCCCTATCTCTAGGGATGTCTGGCGCATGTCAAGCCCAGGTAAGGTTCTTCGCGTTGCATCGAATTAATCCACATGCTCCGCCGCTTGTGCGGGCCCCCGTCAATTCCTTTGAGTTTTAGCCTTGCGGCCGTACTCCCCAGGCGGGGCGCTTAATGCGTTAGCTACGGCACGGACAACGTGGATGTCGCCCACACCTAGCGCCCAACGTTTACAGCGTGGACTACCAGGGTATCTAATCCTGTTCGCTCCCCACGCTTTCGCTCCTCAGCGTCAGTATCGGCCCAGAGACCCGCCTTCGCCACCGGTGTTCCTCCTGATATCTGCGCATTTCACCGCTACACCAGGAATTCCAGTCTCCCCTACCGAACTCAAGTCTGCCCGTATCGCCCGCACGCTCCACGTTAAGCGTGGAGTTTTCACGAAC is from Amycolatopsis lurida and encodes:
- a CDS encoding inorganic phosphate transporter, producing the protein MEPSVLVVLVVATALIFDFTNGFHDTANSMATSIATGALRPKVAVTISAVLNLVGAFLSVEVAKTISNGLVDDSKIGPAIVFGGLVGAIVWNLITWFVGLPSSSSHALFGGLIGATWVSAGTDSVHFGKIVEKVLVPAALSPVLAGLVAMIVTYFVYRIFVRRGRTAGFRVGQIISASLVSLAHGTNDAQKTMGVITLTMITAGTLPAGAGPPLWVIVSAALALALGTYLGGWRITFTLGKGLTDIDGPQGFAAQTSSAAVILASTNFGFPLSTTHVCSGGIVGSGVGRNESPVRWRTAGRMVTAWLFTLPAAAIVGAAAGLVTSTGTVGTIAVGVAGLAIGIGIYLLSRRSPVNASSFASPTPTVPEQEVGKIAA
- a CDS encoding type 1 glutamine amidotransferase, giving the protein MTAPKLLVIQPDASDPIGPLGDWLTEAGAELDIRLLPDQKLPADLDGYAGVVCLGGGMGANDDGDHPWLADVRKLLSKAAGARIPTLAICLGGQLLAVALGGSVATGDQGPEVGPGLVSKKDAAWTDPLFADLPLMQDVLQFHNDAITRLPPGAELLASSPRYAHQAFRFDRCAYGVQFHIETTPDVVLDWARQSPEMAELTRPDALTPENLARVHADITETWRPFAHRFVRLVSGDLAPAADRQRTLPMA
- a CDS encoding rhodanese-like domain-containing protein, producing MTTEPRVLMFPTLDSATAAAHLRAELALEVDPDDLARDLASGARHGYMVVESRAPEAFASARISGAINLPYREMTAESVSGLDRELVYVCYCESIHCNAATKGALKLAELGFKVKRLSGGITAWQAAGYPVDRDASVPAIASRPAPRCAC
- a CDS encoding Lrp/AsnC family transcriptional regulator; translated protein: MDLDDLDWQLLELLQSDGRLTFSELGRRVSLSAPAVTERVRRLEERGIITGYSANVDVAKLGLPIEAMVRAKVRSLDTARFRETILPLPQVLDADHVTGDECWLVRVACRSTAELEELVERMQRYGETTTSLVFSSPVRRRAVGQQSC